In Aliidongia dinghuensis, the following proteins share a genomic window:
- a CDS encoding DMT family transporter yields the protein MTDLAAASTLHPSRSLAGWALATTILLWASAYPAIRAGLDGFAPGPLAALRYGVAALAFLVPVAAGRVGRPRRADLARIAASGGLGIALYNLALNSGERTVSAGAASFLINCSPIFTALLGRLLLGERFRAWGWVGSVVSLAGVGLIASAEAGAAGIGAGASLVLLAAGCQAVQFVLQKPLLARYGALATTAYLVFTGAFCLLPFLPAALRAIPDASNTALAAALYLGVFPAAIAYATWSVVLAQFPVARASSFIYLVAPLATGLAVLWLGEWPTTRALLGGGTVLIGVALVNMLGRGR from the coding sequence ATGACCGACCTTGCCGCCGCCAGCACCCTTCATCCATCCCGCTCCCTCGCCGGCTGGGCGCTCGCCACCACCATCCTGCTGTGGGCGTCCGCCTATCCGGCGATCCGGGCGGGGCTCGACGGCTTCGCCCCAGGCCCGCTCGCGGCCCTGCGCTACGGGGTGGCGGCACTGGCGTTCCTGGTGCCAGTAGCGGCCGGCCGGGTCGGACGCCCGCGCCGCGCCGATCTTGCTCGTATCGCCGCCTCGGGCGGCCTCGGCATCGCGCTCTACAACCTGGCACTCAACAGCGGCGAGCGGACCGTCAGCGCCGGGGCCGCGAGCTTCCTCATCAACTGCTCGCCGATCTTCACGGCACTGCTTGGCCGGCTGCTGCTCGGCGAGCGGTTTCGCGCCTGGGGCTGGGTTGGCAGCGTCGTCAGCCTCGCGGGCGTCGGGCTGATCGCGTCGGCTGAGGCCGGGGCGGCCGGCATTGGCGCCGGCGCCTCGCTGGTGCTGCTCGCCGCCGGCTGTCAGGCCGTGCAGTTCGTGCTGCAGAAGCCGCTCCTCGCCCGGTACGGTGCCCTTGCCACGACCGCCTACCTGGTGTTCACCGGCGCCTTTTGCCTGCTGCCGTTCCTGCCGGCGGCGCTGCGGGCGATCCCGGACGCCTCGAACACGGCGCTCGCGGCGGCGCTTTATCTGGGCGTGTTTCCGGCGGCAATCGCGTACGCCACCTGGTCGGTCGTGCTGGCGCAGTTCCCGGTCGCTCGCGCCTCGAGCTTCATCTACCTGGTGGCGCCGCTCGCGACCGGCCTCGCGGTGCTCTGGCTCGGCGAATGGCCGACCACGCGCGCGCTCCTGGGCGGCGGCACGGTCCTCATCGGCGTGGCGCTCGTCAATATGCTCGGCCGCGGGCGCTGA
- a CDS encoding helix-turn-helix domain-containing protein, which translates to MLTGDQIAAARRLAGIRSQAELAALAGVSRPTVERAEAARHLIPSMNADAMARIIRALETAGIEFHLDGGASLAGDVGMRRRSPVG; encoded by the coding sequence ATGCTGACGGGCGATCAAATCGCCGCCGCGCGCCGGCTGGCCGGTATCCGCTCGCAGGCGGAGCTGGCGGCCTTGGCCGGGGTGAGCCGGCCGACGGTGGAGCGCGCGGAAGCGGCGCGCCACCTGATCCCGAGCATGAATGCCGACGCCATGGCGCGCATCATCCGCGCGCTGGAAACCGCCGGCATCGAATTCCATCTGGACGGCGGCGCGTCGCTGGCCGGCGATGTCGGCATGCGGCGCCGATCGCCTGTCGGGTGA
- a CDS encoding SPFH domain-containing protein codes for MAITRQVISTLGRDGLSLMTPEVIAYKIPDESIVSGSLLTVETNEFAVLKSRGAVLAVYETGQYPIQTPDVPILGSVVQGFFGGASPWLYEPIYVSRAKLLAKTAGIATSREMAELTYQVDFYIHVDSKEDALALVTHMPFSGHAITVAEMVQYAGPVVEQAVNQVIQVTPLEAVNEHIHEISELVKEHLGSFLKIYGLHLNDLKLLVHPRDERMREIVSLKALGLSALDAVRMYAALKMTEQGLVSAPNMAVGAPFGIGGNVMTNLPNLPLDGLVNQGR; via the coding sequence ATGGCCATTACCCGCCAAGTGATATCGACGCTCGGTCGCGACGGCCTCAGCCTGATGACGCCCGAGGTGATCGCCTACAAGATTCCCGACGAAAGCATCGTCAGCGGCTCGCTGCTGACGGTCGAAACCAACGAGTTCGCCGTGCTGAAGTCGCGCGGTGCCGTGCTCGCCGTCTATGAGACCGGGCAATACCCGATCCAGACGCCCGACGTGCCGATTCTCGGCAGCGTCGTGCAGGGCTTCTTCGGCGGCGCCTCGCCGTGGCTCTATGAGCCGATCTACGTCTCGCGCGCCAAGCTGCTCGCCAAGACGGCCGGCATCGCGACGTCGCGCGAGATGGCGGAGCTGACCTATCAGGTCGATTTCTACATCCACGTCGATTCCAAGGAAGACGCGCTGGCGCTGGTGACGCACATGCCGTTCAGCGGCCACGCGATCACGGTGGCCGAGATGGTGCAATATGCCGGCCCCGTGGTGGAGCAGGCGGTCAACCAGGTAATACAGGTGACGCCGCTCGAGGCGGTGAACGAGCATATCCATGAGATCTCCGAACTGGTGAAGGAGCATCTGGGCTCGTTCCTCAAGATCTACGGCCTGCACCTGAACGACCTGAAGCTGCTGGTGCATCCGAGGGACGAGCGCATGCGCGAGATCGTGAGCCTGAAGGCGCTCGGCCTCTCGGCCCTCGATGCGGTCCGCATGTATGCAGCACTCAAGATGACGGAGCAGGGGCTGGTCTCGGCGCCCAACATGGCGGTCGGCGCGCCGTTCGGCATCGGCGGCAACGTCATGACCAACCTGCCGAACCTGCCGCTCGACGGGCTCGTCAACCAGGGGCGCTGA
- a CDS encoding glutathione S-transferase family protein, with protein MSMKLYGVPGSPCVRAAMLGLTEKGIDYELVTVPPPDLKAPEHLARHPFGRMPVLDHDGFMLYETQAILRYADQAFPGPQLEPATPHETARMNQIIGIVDWYLFHAWSSGISFERLIAPRFFGRPTNEAKVEAALPEAQRCAEALESLAAAPYLTGETLTLADLHLAPHYDYFRQTPEAGTILAGKSKLARWFGEMSRRDSVKAILQH; from the coding sequence ATGAGCATGAAACTCTATGGTGTGCCCGGGAGCCCCTGCGTCCGCGCGGCGATGCTCGGCCTCACCGAGAAAGGCATCGACTACGAGCTCGTCACAGTGCCGCCTCCGGACCTCAAGGCGCCCGAGCACTTGGCGCGCCATCCGTTCGGCCGGATGCCGGTGCTCGATCACGACGGCTTCATGCTCTATGAGACCCAGGCAATCCTGCGCTATGCCGACCAGGCCTTTCCCGGGCCGCAGCTCGAGCCGGCAACGCCGCACGAGACGGCACGCATGAACCAGATCATCGGCATCGTCGACTGGTATCTGTTCCACGCCTGGAGTTCGGGCATCAGCTTCGAGCGCTTGATCGCGCCCCGCTTCTTCGGCCGGCCGACCAACGAAGCCAAGGTCGAAGCCGCCCTGCCCGAGGCGCAGCGCTGCGCCGAAGCGCTCGAGAGCTTGGCGGCCGCCCCCTATCTCACCGGCGAGACGCTCACCCTCGCCGACCTCCACCTGGCGCCGCACTACGACTATTTCCGCCAGACGCCGGAAGCCGGGACGATCCTCGCCGGCAAGAGCAAGCTCGCCCGCTGGTTCGGCGAGATGAGCCGGCGCGACAGCGTGAAGGCGATCCTGCAGCACTAA
- a CDS encoding SRPBCC domain-containing protein, with product MSATVSSFPVPPVIKTITVRCAPATAFRVFTADIGRWWPLATYRVGSAVDCRFEPLVGGRLYQVAGDGTELLWGYVLAWEPPSLVAFSWQVQCAPEEAQRIDVTFRPVAGGTEVRLVHAGWDKLKTGAADRREEYDRGWVAVFEHHFKAYADAAE from the coding sequence ATGAGCGCCACGGTCAGTTCCTTCCCGGTTCCGCCAGTGATCAAGACGATTACCGTGCGCTGCGCGCCGGCGACCGCCTTCCGGGTGTTCACAGCCGACATCGGCCGATGGTGGCCACTCGCCACGTACCGCGTCGGTAGCGCCGTCGACTGCCGTTTCGAGCCCCTGGTCGGGGGCCGGCTCTATCAGGTCGCCGGCGACGGGACGGAGCTGCTGTGGGGCTATGTGCTGGCGTGGGAGCCACCGAGCCTCGTCGCTTTCTCCTGGCAGGTGCAATGCGCGCCGGAGGAGGCGCAGCGGATCGACGTCACGTTCCGCCCTGTCGCTGGCGGCACCGAGGTGCGCCTCGTCCATGCCGGCTGGGACAAGCTCAAGACCGGCGCCGCCGATCGGCGCGAGGAGTACGACCGCGGCTGGGTCGCGGTGTTCGAGCATCACTTCAAGGCCTATGCCGACGCGGCCGAGTGA
- a CDS encoding ArsR/SmtB family transcription factor, whose amino-acid sequence MAYASALVALSDPMRRTILERIVEAPRSVGEIALGLPISRPAVSQHLKVLKEADLVREERAGTRRIYYADGAALGELRAYIDGMWQASLGRFAAAAEREES is encoded by the coding sequence ATGGCTTACGCATCTGCCCTGGTCGCCCTGTCCGACCCGATGCGCCGGACGATCCTCGAGCGGATCGTCGAGGCACCGCGATCGGTCGGCGAGATCGCGCTGGGCCTGCCGATCAGCCGCCCCGCCGTCTCGCAGCATCTCAAAGTGCTGAAAGAGGCCGACCTGGTGCGTGAGGAACGCGCCGGCACGCGCCGGATTTATTATGCCGATGGTGCAGCCCTCGGCGAGCTCAGGGCCTACATCGACGGCATGTGGCAAGCGTCGCTCGGCCGTTTCGCCGCGGCGGCTGAGCGGGAGGAGAGCTGA
- a CDS encoding arsenate reductase ArsC, producing MKPYNVLFLCTGNSARSILAEALIDQIGEGRFKSYSAGSSPRGEVHPMAIALLREEAIDPGRFRSKSWNEFAAPGAPTMDFIFTVCDRAAGEICPTWPGHPITAHWGVPDPAAVERSSAEQMQAFREAYWRLATHIRLFAELPIASLDRMAIKSQLDAIGRLRGNAEGGLAP from the coding sequence ATGAAACCGTACAACGTCCTGTTCCTCTGCACCGGCAATTCCGCCCGGAGTATTCTGGCCGAAGCGCTGATCGACCAGATCGGCGAAGGCCGCTTCAAGAGCTACAGCGCAGGCTCGTCGCCGCGCGGTGAAGTCCATCCGATGGCGATCGCCCTGCTCCGGGAGGAAGCGATCGACCCCGGCCGGTTCCGATCGAAATCCTGGAACGAGTTCGCGGCACCGGGCGCGCCGACCATGGACTTCATCTTTACGGTCTGCGACCGAGCGGCTGGGGAGATATGCCCGACCTGGCCGGGCCACCCGATCACCGCCCACTGGGGCGTGCCAGACCCAGCCGCCGTCGAGCGCAGCTCCGCCGAACAGATGCAGGCATTCCGAGAGGCGTATTGGAGGCTCGCAACCCACATCCGGCTGTTCGCCGAGTTGCCAATCGCATCGCTCGATCGTATGGCGATCAAGAGCCAACTCGATGCGATTGGTCGGCTGCGCGGCAACGCAGAAGGAGGGCTCGCGCCGTGA
- a CDS encoding cysteine desulfurase family protein, which yields MATIYLDFNASTPLSPIVTEAMKPFLDAAFGNPSSEHWAGKPAKAALDRAREQVAGSLGCAPDEIVFTSGGTEANNLAIKGTYFAAGNARAHVVTSAIEHPAVLNPCRFIEKLGGQVTYLPVDAGGRVDPDQVRSAITPRTVLITIMHANNETGTIQPIEEIAAIARDHGVRFHTDAAQSVGKIGTAVDDLGVDLLTIAGHKLYAPKGVGALYMRRGTALEPLLSGAGHEHGRRAGTESVLLTTGLGAASELVRDLAPMARVARLRDRFWAGLEARFPGRVIRNGDPVHCLPNTLNVAFPGRVGAEILRQLDGVAASTGSACHAGRIELSPVLKAMGVPPEVGMGAIRFSLGRSTTAGEIDQVLEMLEQVLQA from the coding sequence ATGGCGACGATCTATCTCGATTTCAACGCCAGCACGCCGCTGAGCCCGATCGTCACCGAGGCGATGAAGCCGTTCCTGGACGCAGCCTTCGGCAATCCGTCGAGCGAGCACTGGGCAGGCAAACCCGCGAAAGCGGCACTCGATCGCGCCCGTGAGCAGGTTGCCGGATCGCTCGGCTGTGCCCCGGACGAAATCGTCTTCACGAGCGGCGGCACCGAGGCGAACAACCTAGCGATCAAGGGCACCTATTTTGCCGCCGGCAACGCGCGTGCCCATGTCGTCACCAGTGCCATCGAGCATCCCGCGGTCCTGAACCCATGCCGCTTCATCGAGAAGCTGGGCGGCCAGGTGACGTATCTGCCGGTCGACGCCGGCGGGCGGGTCGATCCGGACCAGGTGCGATCCGCGATCACGCCGCGCACGGTGCTGATCACGATCATGCACGCCAATAATGAGACCGGCACGATCCAGCCGATCGAAGAGATCGCCGCCATCGCGCGGGACCATGGCGTGCGCTTCCACACGGACGCCGCACAATCGGTCGGGAAGATCGGCACTGCCGTCGATGACCTCGGCGTCGACCTGCTTACGATCGCTGGTCACAAGCTCTACGCGCCGAAGGGCGTTGGGGCGCTGTATATGCGACGGGGCACGGCGCTGGAACCTCTGCTGAGCGGCGCCGGCCATGAACATGGCCGGCGGGCCGGCACCGAAAGCGTCTTGCTCACGACGGGGTTGGGGGCAGCTTCTGAGCTTGTGCGGGATCTGGCGCCCATGGCGCGCGTGGCACGGCTCAGGGACCGCTTCTGGGCCGGGCTGGAGGCCCGGTTCCCCGGCCGGGTGATCCGCAATGGCGACCCTGTTCACTGCCTGCCCAACACGCTGAACGTCGCCTTCCCGGGGCGCGTCGGCGCCGAGATCCTCCGGCAGCTTGACGGCGTCGCCGCGTCGACAGGATCGGCGTGCCATGCGGGCCGGATCGAGCTTTCACCGGTGTTGAAAGCAATGGGCGTGCCGCCGGAGGTTGGCATGGGCGCCATTCGCTTCAGTCTCGGCCGCAGCACCACAGCGGGCGAGATTGACCAGGTGCTGGAGATGCTGGAGCAGGTTCTCCAAGCCTAG
- a CDS encoding MFS transporter, producing the protein MSKAATAPHPAPPTVRLGLKENWRQFALLVLINAFVGGMVGIERTVVPLIGSEEFHIASTTLVTSFIVSFGVVKAFANLVSGQLADAWGRKRVLIIGWLAGLPVPFMIIWAPSYEVIVAANVLLGLSQGFAWSMTVIMKVDLVGPKDRGLAVGLNEFAGYFAVGATAFLTGYLASRYGLRPVPIYLGVCYAVAGTVLSVLATRDTRGHVRIEAGSTAQAASALSFRQVFALTSFRDRNLFAASQAGLVNNLNDGMSWGIFPLFFASLGLGVERIGVLKAVYPVIWGVLQIVTGPLSDRWGRKGLIVAGMWVQAGGLFVTAATTHFASWLVGSALLGIGTAMVYPSLIAAVSDASHPSWRARSLSVYRFWRDLGYALGALSAGIIADQFGFTAAIFAIGGLTFLSGAVVAVIMRAR; encoded by the coding sequence ATGAGCAAGGCGGCGACTGCCCCTCACCCGGCTCCCCCAACGGTTCGCCTCGGGCTCAAAGAGAACTGGCGCCAGTTCGCCTTGCTTGTGCTCATCAACGCCTTCGTCGGTGGCATGGTCGGGATCGAGCGAACGGTCGTGCCGCTGATCGGATCGGAAGAGTTTCACATCGCCTCGACGACGCTCGTGACCTCGTTCATCGTCAGCTTCGGCGTCGTCAAGGCGTTCGCAAACCTGGTGTCCGGTCAGCTCGCCGATGCCTGGGGACGCAAACGCGTCCTGATCATCGGCTGGCTCGCCGGCCTGCCCGTGCCGTTCATGATCATCTGGGCGCCAAGCTACGAGGTCATCGTCGCGGCCAACGTCCTGCTGGGCTTGAGCCAGGGTTTTGCCTGGTCGATGACCGTGATCATGAAGGTCGATCTGGTGGGTCCCAAGGACCGCGGCCTGGCCGTCGGGCTCAATGAGTTCGCGGGCTATTTCGCGGTGGGAGCGACCGCCTTTCTGACCGGCTATCTCGCGAGCCGCTACGGACTGAGACCCGTGCCGATCTACCTCGGCGTCTGCTATGCCGTCGCCGGCACGGTGCTGTCGGTCCTCGCCACCCGCGACACCCGCGGCCATGTCCGGATCGAGGCCGGCAGCACGGCTCAAGCCGCGTCGGCGCTGAGCTTCAGGCAGGTGTTCGCGCTGACCTCGTTCCGGGACCGCAACCTGTTCGCCGCCTCGCAAGCCGGGCTCGTGAACAACCTCAATGACGGCATGAGCTGGGGCATCTTCCCGCTGTTCTTCGCGTCGCTCGGGCTCGGGGTCGAGCGCATCGGCGTGCTCAAGGCCGTCTATCCGGTGATCTGGGGCGTCCTGCAGATCGTGACCGGGCCGCTCAGCGATCGGTGGGGTCGCAAAGGGTTGATCGTCGCGGGCATGTGGGTGCAGGCCGGGGGCCTGTTCGTCACCGCCGCGACAACCCACTTCGCGAGCTGGCTCGTTGGCAGTGCCTTGCTCGGCATCGGAACCGCGATGGTCTACCCCAGCCTCATCGCCGCCGTGTCCGACGCGTCCCATCCGAGCTGGCGCGCCCGCTCGCTCAGCGTCTACCGCTTTTGGCGCGACCTCGGCTATGCGTTGGGCGCGCTGTCCGCCGGCATCATCGCCGACCAGTTCGGCTTCACCGCGGCGATCTTCGCGATCGGCGGCTTGACGTTCCTGTCAGGCGCGGTGGTAGCTGTCATCATGCGCGCGCGTTGA
- a CDS encoding MBL fold metallo-hydrolase, translated as MGRSATILRQFLHADPIGISYLFGCGGQAVCAVVDPVGDVAPYLHAAEATGMRIAFVVDTHVHADHISAGRALADASGADYVLSAAASVDIPFRPVQDGELLPLGNVVAKVLHTPGHTPEHICLVVSDRTRTDEPWFVLTGHTMMIGDLGRTELAVSAEAGARDLYRSARRLAALPDYVEVLPGAYAGSVCGRRLSGKPWSTIGFEKRHNEALRIESERAFIDFMLADVPPPPPDAARIRNANASGTA; from the coding sequence TTGGGGAGATCTGCCACGATCCTTCGCCAGTTTCTGCACGCCGACCCGATCGGCATCTCCTATCTGTTTGGCTGCGGCGGACAGGCGGTGTGCGCCGTCGTCGACCCGGTCGGCGACGTGGCGCCCTATCTACACGCCGCCGAAGCGACCGGGATGCGCATTGCGTTCGTCGTCGACACCCATGTTCATGCCGACCATATTTCGGCCGGCCGCGCGCTCGCCGATGCCAGCGGCGCCGACTACGTGCTGTCGGCCGCGGCGAGCGTCGACATCCCGTTCAGGCCGGTTCAGGACGGCGAGCTTCTGCCGCTCGGCAATGTCGTCGCCAAGGTCCTGCACACCCCCGGCCATACGCCGGAACACATCTGCCTGGTGGTCAGCGACCGCACACGCACGGATGAGCCATGGTTCGTGCTGACCGGCCACACGATGATGATCGGCGACCTCGGGCGAACGGAGCTCGCGGTCAGCGCCGAAGCGGGCGCGCGCGATCTCTACCGCAGCGCCCGCAGGCTCGCGGCCCTGCCCGACTATGTCGAGGTCCTGCCGGGCGCCTATGCCGGCTCCGTCTGCGGCCGGCGGCTGAGCGGCAAGCCATGGTCGACCATCGGCTTTGAAAAGCGCCATAACGAAGCGCTGCGCATCGAGAGCGAGCGCGCGTTCATCGACTTCATGCTGGCCGATGTTCCGCCACCGCCGCCCGACGCGGCGCGCATCCGGAACGCCAACGCCAGCGGTACGGCTTGA
- a CDS encoding ArsR/SmtB family transcription factor, which yields MVSAKIRIYEQFAELARVLGHAHRLELIEHVAQGERSVERLAQLTGLSFANASQHLQQLRRGGFVEARRDGKRVLYRLADGPILSLIAALRCYAERNRAEVGKIVEDYFDRLDQLEPVSREELVDRLQDGTAVVLDVRPEDEFALGHVPGALNIPLDELERRLTELPTDQEIVAYCRGAYCVLSFEAVAALRLKGFRVRRLEEGFPEWKAAGLLVEARG from the coding sequence ATGGTGAGCGCAAAGATCAGGATCTATGAGCAGTTCGCGGAGCTGGCGCGGGTATTGGGCCATGCGCACCGCCTCGAACTGATCGAGCACGTGGCCCAGGGCGAGCGGTCGGTGGAGCGCTTGGCGCAGCTGACGGGCCTGTCGTTCGCCAATGCCTCTCAACACCTGCAGCAGCTGCGGCGCGGCGGCTTCGTCGAGGCCCGGCGCGACGGCAAGCGGGTGCTCTACCGGCTCGCCGATGGCCCCATTCTGTCGCTGATCGCGGCGCTCAGGTGCTATGCGGAGCGCAATCGCGCGGAGGTCGGCAAGATCGTCGAGGATTATTTCGATCGGCTCGATCAGCTCGAGCCCGTTTCGCGCGAGGAATTGGTCGATCGCCTGCAGGACGGCACGGCCGTCGTGCTGGATGTGAGGCCCGAGGACGAGTTCGCGCTCGGCCACGTACCAGGCGCGTTGAACATCCCGCTCGACGAGCTGGAGCGCCGGCTGACGGAACTCCCGACCGACCAGGAAATCGTCGCCTACTGCCGTGGCGCCTACTGCGTCCTGTCGTTCGAGGCCGTGGCGGCCCTGCGACTGAAGGGCTTCCGGGTTCGCCGCCTGGAGGAAGGTTTCCCCGAATGGAAGGCGGCCGGGCTCCTGGTCGAAGCGAGGGGCTGA
- a CDS encoding alpha/beta hydrolase gives MRVALLCLVLSFLGVAGSARAEAIKLKAADGVAVYAEVWHAPDRPDGKKPPVIIAFHQAGSNHAEYAPIAPRLVAAGFTVLAIDQRAGGEMFGTPNRTAAALARPAQYREVMPDLEAALLWGHQAAMGAPVIAMGSSYSASLIFLLAARHPGALAALVAFSPGEYLDGPDVVRRAAANVQIPVLIDSAKDPEEIAAGKAIFNAVPADHKVQIVPKTGGVHGASTLRADRNAAGADENWHGLLAFLASFAAS, from the coding sequence ATGCGGGTCGCGTTGCTTTGTCTGGTCCTGTCGTTCCTGGGGGTAGCCGGCTCAGCGCGGGCCGAGGCGATCAAGCTGAAAGCGGCCGACGGGGTCGCAGTGTACGCCGAGGTCTGGCACGCGCCCGACCGGCCGGACGGCAAGAAGCCGCCGGTCATCATCGCCTTCCACCAGGCCGGCTCGAACCATGCCGAATATGCACCGATCGCGCCGCGCCTGGTTGCGGCCGGCTTCACCGTGCTCGCCATCGACCAGCGCGCGGGCGGCGAAATGTTCGGCACGCCCAACCGGACGGCGGCAGCACTCGCCCGGCCGGCGCAGTATCGCGAGGTGATGCCGGACCTGGAGGCAGCACTCCTGTGGGGCCACCAGGCCGCGATGGGCGCGCCGGTCATCGCCATGGGGTCGAGCTATTCGGCCTCGCTCATCTTCCTGCTGGCGGCGCGCCACCCAGGCGCGCTTGCTGCGCTGGTCGCTTTCTCGCCGGGCGAATATCTCGACGGGCCGGACGTGGTGCGCCGGGCGGCAGCCAATGTGCAGATCCCGGTGCTCATCGATTCGGCGAAGGATCCGGAGGAGATCGCGGCCGGCAAGGCGATCTTCAATGCCGTGCCGGCCGATCACAAGGTGCAGATCGTGCCCAAGACCGGCGGCGTGCACGGCGCCTCGACGCTCAGGGCCGACCGGAACGCGGCTGGGGCGGACGAGAATTGGCACGGTCTCCTGGCGTTTCTCGCCTCGTTTGCAGCATCTTGA
- the ggt gene encoding gamma-glutamyltransferase: MVGRVTARRIVGGLALILAAGGAEAASPRAVEAAHGMVVSSQRLASEVGVEILKAGGNAVDAAVAVGYAEAVVNPCCGNIGGGGFMVLRLANGREIFINFRETAPAAATRTMYLDAAGNPVKGASLIGYRAAGVPGTVMGLDTALAKYGRLPRARVMAPAIRLARDGFVLTRGDTDILELGTDLFRADPTLAAIFLHKDGTALQPGDRLVQKDLAATLDAIAKAGPDAFYKGRIPRAIEAASKAGGGILTAADFAAYKATEAAPLSCSYRGYRFVSAPPPSSGGVTMCETLNILEGYDLKAMGYHSAAAVHVVTEALRHAYLDRNTYLGDPAFVANPLDRLLSKDYAATIRSEIPADRAVASASLASGAPPEKAETTHYSVIDRAGNAASVTYTVNGLFGAVVMAPHTGFFLNDEMDDFTTAPGRPNLSGLVQGAANAIEPGKRPLSSMAPTIVTKDGKLFLVLGSPGASRIITITLEAALNVIDYGMAPQEAVDAPRFHHQWLPDEIELEPRALSPDTERLLTGMGYRLVTQTPWGAVEMIAIGPDQPADAGLASSGHDAAVGGQMRPGLRYGAHDDRRPAGAAVGY; this comes from the coding sequence ATGGTGGGCCGAGTGACGGCGCGTAGGATTGTCGGCGGTCTGGCACTGATTCTGGCGGCGGGCGGTGCTGAGGCCGCCTCGCCGCGGGCGGTCGAGGCGGCGCACGGCATGGTCGTCTCGTCTCAGCGCCTGGCCTCCGAAGTCGGCGTCGAGATCCTGAAGGCCGGCGGCAATGCGGTCGACGCGGCCGTCGCGGTCGGCTACGCCGAGGCGGTGGTCAATCCCTGCTGCGGCAACATCGGCGGCGGCGGCTTCATGGTGCTGCGCCTGGCCAACGGCCGCGAGATCTTCATCAATTTCCGCGAGACGGCGCCGGCGGCGGCGACCCGGACCATGTATCTCGACGCCGCGGGCAACCCGGTAAAGGGGGCGAGCCTCATCGGCTATCGGGCGGCCGGCGTGCCCGGCACGGTCATGGGGCTCGACACGGCGCTCGCGAAATACGGCAGGCTGCCGCGCGCCCGCGTGATGGCGCCGGCGATCCGGCTCGCGCGCGACGGCTTCGTGCTGACGCGGGGCGACACGGACATCCTGGAGCTCGGCACCGACCTGTTCCGCGCCGACCCGACGCTCGCCGCGATCTTCCTGCACAAGGACGGCACGGCGTTGCAGCCGGGCGACCGGCTGGTGCAGAAGGATCTGGCCGCGACGCTGGACGCCATCGCCAAGGCGGGGCCCGACGCTTTCTACAAGGGCCGCATCCCGCGCGCGATCGAGGCGGCATCGAAAGCCGGCGGCGGTATCCTGACCGCGGCCGACTTCGCCGCCTACAAAGCGACCGAGGCGGCACCGCTCAGCTGCAGCTACCGCGGCTATCGCTTCGTCTCGGCACCGCCGCCGTCGTCGGGCGGCGTCACGATGTGCGAGACGCTCAACATCCTCGAAGGCTACGACCTGAAGGCGATGGGCTACCATTCGGCCGCGGCCGTCCATGTCGTGACCGAGGCGCTCCGGCACGCCTATCTCGACCGCAATACCTATCTGGGCGACCCGGCCTTCGTCGCCAATCCGCTCGACCGGCTGCTGTCCAAGGACTATGCGGCGACGATCCGCAGCGAGATCCCGGCCGACCGGGCCGTCGCGTCCGCGAGCCTCGCGTCGGGGGCGCCGCCCGAGAAGGCGGAGACCACGCACTATTCCGTGATCGACCGGGCGGGCAATGCGGCGTCGGTGACATATACGGTGAACGGGCTGTTCGGCGCGGTCGTGATGGCGCCCCATACCGGCTTCTTCCTCAATGACGAGATGGATGACTTCACGACCGCGCCGGGCCGGCCGAACCTGTCGGGGTTGGTCCAGGGAGCGGCGAACGCGATTGAGCCGGGCAAGCGGCCGCTCTCGTCCATGGCGCCGACGATCGTCACCAAGGACGGCAAGCTGTTCCTGGTGCTGGGCTCGCCGGGCGCCTCCCGCATCATCACGATCACGCTGGAGGCGGCGCTCAATGTCATCGACTACGGCATGGCACCGCAGGAGGCGGTCGACGCGCCGCGCTTCCATCATCAATGGCTGCCGGACGAGATCGAGCTCGAGCCCCGGGCACTGTCGCCCGATACGGAGCGATTGCTGACCGGCATGGGCTATCGTCTCGTCACCCAGACGCCGTGGGGCGCGGTCGAGATGATTGCGATCGGGCCCGACCAGCCCGCAGATGCCGGGCTGGCCTCGTCCGGCCACGATGCCGCGGTCGGCGGCCAGATGCGGCCGGGCCTGCGCTATGGTGCCCACGACGACCGCCGGCCGGCCGGCGCTGCGGTGGGTTATTAG